TGAGGCGGCTGCCGACATAACCGAAGCCGCCCGTGATAAGGATGTGTTTGTCAGGCATAAAAATCAAGGCTGATGGATGTAATCCAATGGTTTGTGTTTCAAGACGTCGAGATTATTTTGCGCCCATGCGATGGTTTCACGAATACCGTCCTCCAACTCAACCGCCGGGGTCCAGCCAAGCGTTTCGCGGGCCTTGGCATTGTCGAGCAGATAGGCCGCATCCTTGCCGGGGCGGTCCCCGGTGATTTCCGCCACAGATTCAAACTTTGCATTCATCAGTTTGCAAACGATTTCAACCACATTCCGAATGGAGATATTGCGTGTTGTGGAAAAGTGGTAGGCTTGCCCGTTTTCGCCCTGGCGCGCGGCGCGCAAGGTCCCGTCCGCCACATCCCGGACATGAACGAACGAGCGAACGGAATGGCCTCCGCCGTGCAGTTGCAGCTTCTTCCCGAGCAGAATATACAGGACGGTGCGCGGGATGATGCGGTAAAGCTGCTGACCCGGCCCATAGACATTGGCGGAGCGGGTGAAAACGACCGGAAAGCTGTAGTTTCTCAGAAACGTGCGGAGGTGCAGTTCACAGGCGGCGCGCGAGGCGGCATAGGGGGTGCTTGGATTGAAGGGCGCATCCTCCGTGATCAGGCCGCTGCAACTCCCATAGATTTCCGGTGTGGAGACATGGACATATTTTTTCAAAAAATCAAAACGCCGCAGCTTGTCGTGCAGTTTGACATTTGCGACCACGTTGGTTTGGTACCAGTGCTCAGGGTAAAGCCAGCTTTCCGCGACCATGCCCTGGGCTGCAAAGTTAACGACAATGCCCGGTTTGTATCCGGCAATGCAATCAGCCACCCGGTCTGCGTCACGGTTGAGATCGAGTTGTTCGAAATGGAAGCATTTCGGCGCGCTTTCATGCCACAGATAGGGAAGAAAAACACGGTCCGGCTGCGGAGACCGGCTGATGCCCAACACCTCCAGGCCCTGTGACAGGGCATAATCCACAAAATGGCTTCCGGAGAAGCAATTACTGCCCAGAACGGCGATTTTTTCAGGCGTCATTTTGTCTCGGAACCCTGTTCTTTTCGCAACGCCTGCAGGATCATGTGCCCGGCGATCAATTGCATGTCCTCGGCAATTTGCATGTCGTTTACCTGAAAATGAATCACCAGATCCGCCAGCTTCCTAGCGGCCCCGCCGGAATAACCTAACAAAGCGACTGTCTTCACCTTCATCTCACGCGCCTGTTCGAGGACCCGGAGAATGTTGGGTGAGTTTCCGCTTCCGGACAAAACGATCAAAAGATCGCCGACCCGTGCCAGAGTGGAAAGTTGCCTGGAAAAAATCCCATCATAACCGATATCGTTGCCCAGACAGGTGAGCACGGCGCTGTTAGCAGGAAGTGCGTGCATTCGGATTCCATGTTCGCCCTTCGGATTGACCGGATA
This window of the Candidatus Methylacidiphilales bacterium genome carries:
- a CDS encoding GDP-mannose 4,6-dehydratase — encoded protein: MTPEKIAVLGSNCFSGSHFVDYALSQGLEVLGISRSPQPDRVFLPYLWHESAPKCFHFEQLDLNRDADRVADCIAGYKPGIVVNFAAQGMVAESWLYPEHWYQTNVVANVKLHDKLRRFDFLKKYVHVSTPEIYGSCSGLITEDAPFNPSTPYAASRAACELHLRTFLRNYSFPVVFTRSANVYGPGQQLYRIIPRTVLYILLGKKLQLHGGGHSVRSFVHVRDVADGTLRAARQGENGQAYHFSTTRNISIRNVVEIVCKLMNAKFESVAEITGDRPGKDAAYLLDNAKARETLGWTPAVELEDGIRETIAWAQNNLDVLKHKPLDYIHQP
- a CDS encoding SIS domain-containing protein, whose amino-acid sequence is MATPSFPVSTFSNYASRLASALQNQDWEPLGRLAAELQAAWEQDRHVFICGNGGSAANALHWANDFLYPVNPKGEHGIRMHALPANSAVLTCLGNDIGYDGIFSRQLSTLARVGDLLIVLSGSGNSPNILRVLEQAREMKVKTVALLGYSGGAARKLADLVIHFQVNDMQIAEDMQLIAGHMILQALRKEQGSETK